One genomic window of Sander vitreus isolate 19-12246 unplaced genomic scaffold, sanVit1 ctg311_0, whole genome shotgun sequence includes the following:
- the nae1 gene encoding NEDD8-activating enzyme E1 regulatory subunit has translation MAATKASKEQKYDRQLRLWGDHGQESLENAHVCLINATATGTEILKNLVLPGIGAFTIVDGHTVSGEDVGNNFFLSNNSIGKNRGQAATELLQELNSDVSGNFVEESPDKLLDNDPEFFHRFTIVIGVQLPESTCLRLGSVLWSASVPFLVCKSYGLIGYMRLAVQEHTVIESHPDNALEDLRLNQPFAEFKNHIQSYDLDSMDKKDHSHTPWIIIVAKHLEKWLSEHNCQPPKNYKEKEAFRQFIREGILKNENGVPEDEENFEEAIKNVNTALNPTKIPSAVEDLFNCEQCNNITSQSPSFWVMVQAVKEFALKEGNGSLPVRGTIPDMIADSQKFINLQNVYREKAMQDAAAVSKHVERLLQSVGKPPESISEKDIKLFCKNAFFLRVVRCRSLAEEYSVDSVNKDEITSSMDNPDSEMVFYLMFRAVDRFYQQHSRYPGVYNYQVEDDISKLKICVNSLLQEYSLNVNIKDDYIHEFCRYGAAEPHTVAAFLGGSAAQEAIKIISHQFVPFNNTFIYNAMSQTSATLQL, from the exons aTGGCAGCCACTAAAGCCTCCAAAGAACAGAAATACGACAGACAACTCAG ACTGTGGGGTGACCATGGTCAAGAATCACTGGAGAATGCACATGTTTGTCTCATCAACGCCACAGCAACTGGAACAGAGATACTGAAGAACCTCGTGCTTCCAG GCATTGGAGCATTCACCATAGTGGATGGACACACAGTCTCCGGGGAAGATGTTGGAAACAA CTTTTTCCTTAGCAACAACAGCATTGGAAAG AACAGAGGACAGGCTGCCACTGAGCTGCTACAAGAACTTAACAGTGATGTTTCTGGAAACTTTGTTGAGGAG AGTCCAGACAAGCTTCTAGACAACGATCCAGAGTTTTTCCACAGGTTTACCATAGTGATCGGTGTCCAATTGCCAGAAAG CACATGTCTGAGGCTAGGCTCAGTTCTGTGGAGTGCCTCTGTCCCTTTCCTAGTCTGTAAAAGCTACGGCCTGATTGGCTACATGAGACTAGCGGTGCAGGAGCATACAG TGATTGAATCCCACCCGGACAATGCCTTGGAGGACCTGAGGTTAAACCAGCCTTTTGCCGAATTCAAGAACCACATTCAGTCCTACGACCTTGACAGCATGGACAAAAAG GACCACAGTCACACGCCGTGGATTATTATTGTTGCTAAACACCTGGAGAAATGGCTCAGTGAG CACAACTGTCAGCCACCGAAGAATTACAAGGAGAAAGAGGCCTTTAGACAGTTCATTCGAGAAG GGATCCTGAAGAATGAAAATGGTGtcccagaggatgaagaaaACTTTGAGGAAGCTATTAAGAATGTCAATACTGCTTTAAATCCAACCAAG ATTCCTAGTGCTGTTGAAGACCTCTTCAATTGTGAGCAGTGTAACAACATCACATCACAg AGCCCGTCCTTTTGGGTGATGGTGCAAGCTGTCAAGGAGTTTGCTCTCAAGGAAGGTAATGGAAGTCTACCTGTACGGGGAACCATCCCAGATATGATCGCAGACTCTCAGAAATTCATCAACCTCCAAAATGT ttacagAGAAAAGGCCATGCAGGATGCAGCAGCTGTTTCTAAGCATGTAGAACGTCTATTGCAGTCTGTTGGAAAG CCACCAGAGAGCATCTCTGAAAAGGACATCAAACTGTTCT GTAAAAACGCATTCTTTCTGAGGGTGGTGCGCTGCAGATCTCTGGCTGAAGAATATAGTGTGGATTCAGTAAACAAAGATGAAATCA CCTCAAGCATGGATAATCCAGATAGCGAGATGGTGTTCTACCTCATGTTTCGCGCTGTTGATCGCTTCTATCAGCAGCACTCCCGCTACCCAG GGGTTTATAACTACCAGGTGGAGGACGACATCAGCAAACTGAAGATCTGTGTGAACAGCCTACTGCAGGAGTACAGCCTAAACGTCAACATCAAAGACGATTACATCCATGAGTT CTGTCGATATGGTGCAGCAGAGCCACACACAGTTGCTGCTTTTTTGGGAG GATCTGCTGCTCAAGAGGCCATCAAGATCATCAGCCACCAGTTTGTGCCCTTCAACAACACTTTCATTTACAACGCAATGTCACAGACCTCCGCTACCTTACAGTTGTGA